DNA from Acidimicrobiia bacterium:
CGCGTGCTGCAGACCGATCCTGCCCGGGCCGCCCACAGCCAGGCCGAGTTCCGTGACCTGATGCAGGAGCGCCTCGAGGTCGCGCTGACCGACCTCGACGGCTCACACTTCGACGTGCCCGCGCAGATCAGGAAGGTCGAGGTGAAGATGGCTCCCCCGGGAGGATCGCTGGGGGCTTACTACGTCAGCCCCAGCGAAGACTTCTCCCGCCCCGGCTCGGTGTGGTGGTCGAAGGGCGACAAGCAGGTGATCCCTCTATTCGACGAAGTGACCACCGCCTATCACGAGGGGTTCCCCGGCCACCACCTCCAGAGCGGTATCCAGATGACGGCGGGCGACAAGGTTTCCCGGTTGCAGAAGCTCCTCGTGTGGTACTCGGGCAGTGGGGAGGGGTGGGCGCTCTACGCCGAGGACCTGATGGACGAGATGGGCTATCTAGAGATGCCCGACTATCGGATGGGCAAGCTGGCGGCAGAGATGCTGCGGGCGTGCCGGGTCGTCATCGATATCGGATCGCACCTCGATCTGCCGATCCCTCAGGGTCAGCCGTTCAATCCGGGGGAGCGCTGGTCCTTCGATTTCGGTGTCGAGATGCTCGTTGACTATGCCGCTCAAGATCACGACTCGTCGGTATCCGAGATCAACCGCTATCTGGGGTGGGCGGGGCAGGCCATCTCGTACAAAGTCGGGCAGCAGGCCATCCACGACATCAGGGCCGCTGAGCGACAGCAGCACGGCTCGGCATTCGACTTGAAATCGTTCCACGCCCGCCTGCTCGAGATCGGCTCGACCGGTTTGGCGGTGATGCGGGAGCACATGGCGGAAACGGGCACCGTGGCCGATAGGCCAGAAACGGCGGGAGGTGAGCGCAAGTGACCACGATCGGGGTAGGGACAGTCAAGGGGGCGTTTCTGTTTCGGTCGGGGAGCAGGGGCTCGTGGGACTTCGAAGCACCCATCTTCAAGGGGTGGGCCGTCACCGCGTTCGGGCGCGGTCCGTCGGGGGATCATCTGCTTGCCGTTGGGTCGAACTGGTTCGGCGCGGCGATCCACCGCAGCGCCGACCTCGCCACCTGGGAGCAGATAGTTGATGGGCCGGCATGGCCGGAAGGTGGCGAGCGCAAGCTGAACAACATCTGGACCATCGCC
Protein-coding regions in this window:
- a CDS encoding DUF885 domain-containing protein, whose translation is MSGDIYQLCSDIVDETVARLPLLGTYLGIPGQDDKWDDFSPIGQQAAADMVRDQLARVNAIEVPDDQWARMAHRVAVHSCSDWVNWFDSGEQFLELNSISSPLQDIREIFDHMDTSTAEGWSNIAARLEGLGGALGGYQELLEVGRSQGKTVARRQVVEAVRQARNHAGDQSGFNPLAAAVVESGVADARTIERIEAGIGSSRAAYGSLADYLESRYLPNAIAADGVGKERYVRLARKFLGSDLDPKATYEWGWEEVARIRAAMQSVAGEILPSGDLPEVLRVLQTDPARAAHSQAEFRDLMQERLEVALTDLDGSHFDVPAQIRKVEVKMAPPGGSLGAYYVSPSEDFSRPGSVWWSKGDKQVIPLFDEVTTAYHEGFPGHHLQSGIQMTAGDKVSRLQKLLVWYSGSGEGWALYAEDLMDEMGYLEMPDYRMGKLAAEMLRACRVVIDIGSHLDLPIPQGQPFNPGERWSFDFGVEMLVDYAAQDHDSSVSEINRYLGWAGQAISYKVGQQAIHDIRAAERQQHGSAFDLKSFHARLLEIGSTGLAVMREHMAETGTVADRPETAGGERK